A single window of Candidatus Obscuribacter sp. DNA harbors:
- a CDS encoding AAA family ATPase, which yields MKQLFVYLRKLSRNLLFRETLLHFSIFFAAIAGFYYLTAADIITRAPERVVPAEYAVLATPTKVMPAVDLERLLRKNSNEVEGLVFFDGIKTVVVQGAGFETDRIVLQADIDQMRKLATSAKVPVIEKASQFSDNKAERLPSWWWWTVAAFFAWFSWLMFFRRHNKEEHSRLRVILEGTPPVFEALVKMSRLPKRKFFLVLLFALVGINSLGFFGRLYHDNNMYVLPPEMASIRTIQPWQIDRHLDRHSSEFLRVTGIKELSAAYVVLDTVTPQTAPKHGDEEDSILPSGPSPASKTFSVERTVVFPATPAGKAAYDAFIAKVQAKKIEYKQVPPSRETGYFESITSAGRVTFLVLLVLSIGVGVTLISCWSDWKEGETPQGRTNLVGAGGGGGGNAQVEIRDEDRKTFADVAGCQEAIDELRVVEKKIRRPRIYKVFGAPVPSGVILFGPPGTGKTLLARALAGEIGGHFEACSGSQFVEMYVGVGAKRVREMYAKARAAARKSGRISIVFIDEIDAIAKKRGSGEGGGDKEYEQTLNELLVQMNGFGNHGLVLTMAATNRLDILDDAILRPGRFDIKVKVPKPDKKGRSQIYGVYLKKLKIVLPDGTVEEKAAAYAKLLDDMARRSHDFSGAEIEGAIKNGATIAVERQFGNVTEDITEEQMEEYKNMAIITVDDLNEGVDKMAYGTQIKSRVRTDKERWATAVHEIGHAAIPTIRGGDPVNRITIVMTEKSLGLMDSSPEEGERYDWTDQQFLIRLETMLAGRGAEKLVLNKISTGASNDFERTSQLARQMVGVYGMSKTFGVKSLPLDQHGFPVSKVGEILLDKFNLAWGEIVDNAETSCDELLAKHRKQIEACAQVLYEEETLTGDEFRRIWKEAGEASEPAVEPKSE from the coding sequence ATGAAACAGCTCTTTGTGTATCTGCGCAAGCTGAGTCGGAATCTGCTCTTTCGTGAAACGCTGCTGCACTTCAGCATCTTCTTCGCGGCAATCGCAGGTTTTTACTATCTCACTGCCGCCGACATCATCACCCGCGCTCCCGAGCGTGTCGTGCCGGCAGAATACGCTGTCCTCGCTACTCCCACCAAAGTGATGCCTGCCGTCGACCTGGAGCGCCTGCTGCGCAAGAATTCCAACGAGGTCGAAGGACTGGTGTTCTTTGATGGCATCAAAACCGTCGTTGTCCAGGGCGCCGGCTTCGAAACTGATCGCATCGTCCTCCAGGCCGATATCGACCAGATGCGCAAGCTTGCTACCAGCGCCAAAGTGCCGGTAATAGAGAAGGCCTCCCAATTCTCCGACAACAAGGCTGAGCGTTTGCCCAGCTGGTGGTGGTGGACTGTGGCAGCCTTCTTCGCTTGGTTCAGCTGGCTGATGTTCTTCCGTCGTCACAACAAAGAAGAGCATTCCCGCCTGCGCGTCATCCTCGAAGGCACTCCGCCTGTCTTTGAAGCTCTGGTCAAAATGTCCCGCCTGCCCAAGCGCAAGTTCTTCCTTGTGCTGCTCTTTGCGCTGGTTGGCATCAATTCGCTGGGCTTCTTCGGTCGGCTCTACCACGACAACAACATGTACGTCTTGCCGCCCGAGATGGCGAGCATCAGGACGATTCAGCCCTGGCAGATTGATCGTCACCTCGACCGTCATTCGTCGGAGTTTTTGCGAGTCACCGGCATCAAGGAGCTGAGCGCTGCCTATGTCGTGCTCGACACTGTCACGCCGCAAACCGCTCCCAAGCACGGTGATGAAGAAGACTCGATCTTGCCGTCTGGACCTTCGCCTGCGTCCAAGACCTTCTCGGTGGAGCGTACCGTCGTCTTCCCGGCCACACCGGCTGGCAAGGCAGCTTATGACGCTTTCATCGCCAAGGTCCAGGCCAAGAAGATCGAATACAAGCAAGTGCCTCCCTCCCGCGAGACCGGTTACTTCGAGAGCATCACCTCCGCCGGACGAGTTACTTTCCTCGTTCTGCTGGTGCTGTCGATAGGTGTCGGTGTCACCCTGATCAGCTGCTGGTCGGACTGGAAGGAAGGCGAGACACCGCAGGGTCGTACCAACCTGGTCGGCGCCGGCGGTGGTGGTGGTGGCAACGCTCAGGTCGAAATCCGCGATGAAGATCGCAAGACCTTTGCCGATGTTGCCGGCTGCCAGGAAGCAATCGACGAACTGCGCGTTGTCGAAAAGAAAATTCGACGTCCACGCATCTACAAGGTCTTCGGGGCGCCCGTCCCAAGTGGTGTAATACTCTTCGGCCCTCCGGGCACAGGGAAAACACTCCTCGCGAGGGCGTTGGCCGGTGAAATCGGCGGACATTTCGAAGCCTGCAGTGGTTCTCAGTTTGTCGAGATGTATGTCGGCGTCGGCGCCAAGCGCGTGCGCGAGATGTACGCCAAGGCCCGTGCTGCTGCTCGCAAGAGTGGTCGCATTTCGATTGTCTTCATCGACGAAATCGATGCCATCGCCAAGAAGCGTGGCAGCGGTGAAGGTGGTGGTGACAAAGAGTACGAGCAGACCCTCAACGAGTTGCTCGTGCAGATGAACGGCTTCGGCAATCACGGTCTCGTTCTGACCATGGCTGCCACCAACCGGCTCGACATCCTGGACGATGCCATCCTGCGTCCGGGTCGCTTCGACATCAAGGTCAAGGTGCCCAAGCCGGACAAGAAGGGGCGCTCGCAGATCTATGGCGTCTACCTCAAGAAGCTCAAGATCGTGCTGCCCGATGGCACGGTCGAAGAAAAGGCGGCTGCCTACGCCAAGTTGCTCGATGACATGGCTCGCCGCAGCCATGACTTCTCCGGTGCTGAAATCGAAGGTGCCATCAAGAATGGTGCCACTATCGCTGTCGAGCGTCAGTTCGGCAACGTCACCGAGGACATCACCGAAGAGCAGATGGAAGAGTACAAGAACATGGCCATCATCACTGTCGACGACCTCAACGAGGGCGTGGACAAGATGGCCTATGGTACTCAGATCAAGAGCCGTGTGCGCACCGACAAGGAACGTTGGGCCACTGCCGTGCACGAAATTGGTCACGCTGCCATTCCCACCATTCGTGGCGGCGATCCGGTCAATCGCATCACCATCGTCATGACCGAAAAGTCTCTCGGTCTGATGGACAGCTCGCCGGAAGAAGGTGAGCGCTACGACTGGACGGATCAGCAGTTCTTGATCCGTCTGGAGACGATGCTTGCTGGTCGCGGTGCCGAAAAGCTCGTGCTCAACAAGATCTCGACTGGTGCCAGCAACGACTTCGAGCGCACCAGCCAGCTGGCGCGTCAGATGGTCGGTGTCTACGGCATGTCCAAGACCTTCGGCGTCAAGTCCCTGCCGCTGGATCAGCATGGCTTCCCCGTCTCCAAGGTGGGTGAGATTCTGCTGGATAAGTTCAACCTGGCCTGGGGCGAAATTGTCGACAACGCAGAAACGTCGTGTGATGAGCTGTTGGCCAAGCACCGCAAGCAAATCGAAGCTTGCGCGCAGGTCCTCTACGAAGAGGAAACCCTGACCGGTGATGAGTTCCGCCGCATCTGGAAGGAAGCGGGCGAAGCGTCTGAGCCGGCAGTGGAACCGAAGAGTGAGTGA
- a CDS encoding isochorismatase family protein, whose product MNNQPVARKKIDYRPLIAGKPVLVVVDMQPRFRASCDPRTLQNVASQIRGAIARHEPIVVLELAVPGTAPDFSRTHKELLDILDDVDNPAFWVLKIKTTVAGGNEVLKACHTYGFDQRHFRICGVNTSACVYETAKALAISRPDSKVEVIASAVNDIDPDAWQCYSLISHLVSVVDA is encoded by the coding sequence ATGAACAATCAACCTGTTGCCCGCAAGAAAATCGACTATCGCCCGCTCATCGCTGGTAAGCCTGTGCTGGTGGTAGTCGATATGCAGCCGCGCTTCCGCGCTAGCTGCGATCCCCGCACGTTGCAAAACGTGGCTAGCCAGATCCGGGGCGCGATTGCTCGCCATGAGCCAATTGTCGTCCTGGAGCTGGCTGTACCTGGTACGGCACCCGACTTCAGTCGGACGCACAAAGAGCTGCTGGACATTCTCGACGATGTCGACAATCCAGCCTTCTGGGTGCTCAAAATCAAGACCACCGTAGCTGGTGGCAATGAAGTGCTCAAGGCTTGCCACACCTACGGCTTTGACCAGAGGCACTTCCGTATCTGCGGTGTCAACACTTCTGCTTGTGTGTACGAGACAGCCAAGGCGCTTGCCATAAGCCGTCCCGACAGCAAAGTGGAAGTGATTGCCAGCGCCGTCAACGACATCGACCCGGATGCCTGGCAGTGTTACTCACTGATCAGTCACCTGGTCAGCGTGGTCGACGCATGA
- the tldD gene encoding metalloprotease TldD: MAKSNTPAKSSTLDAHVMSAEAALHDRFGLTYGQLQKVIADAVKGTGGKNGFCDVFLQAGSALGVSLDQGVIKSTSASHTSGAGVRVVVGDKTGYSHTDHVTVGNLRRCATIARAISEHAVDSGNVPLSPVSSVPHDLYAVTDSPVGIELKERIALLRKMDQLARAYDARITNVTVGLFVEDYTVIIATSRGDIMADKRPLVRLNVSCLAEEGTRRETGSSGGGGRFGFEVLSDETYWREHVQIAAKQAIDLLGATAAPAGEMDVVLGGGWPGVLIHEAVGHGLEGDFNRKGTSAFSTLMGQSVASKLVTVIDDGTIADRRGSLNIDDEGTPTGRTVLIENGRLTGYLQDKQNASLMQSKLTGNGRRQDYRYAPMPRMTNTYMAEGESSPEEIIASVKYGIYATTFGGGQVDITNGDFTFSATGAFLIEDGKITRMVKGATLIGNGPKALHNVTMVGNDVSLDKGVGTCGKDGQGVPVGVGMPTIRINNITVGGSKS, encoded by the coding sequence ATGGCTAAATCTAACACCCCAGCTAAGTCGTCCACTCTAGACGCTCATGTTATGAGCGCGGAGGCTGCGTTACATGACCGCTTTGGTCTGACTTATGGGCAACTACAAAAGGTTATTGCTGATGCCGTCAAAGGCACAGGCGGTAAAAATGGCTTTTGTGATGTCTTTTTGCAGGCAGGATCAGCACTTGGTGTCAGTCTGGACCAGGGTGTGATTAAGAGCACATCTGCTTCGCACACCAGTGGGGCGGGAGTGAGAGTAGTTGTCGGTGATAAGACCGGATATTCTCATACCGACCATGTCACAGTTGGCAATTTGAGACGGTGTGCCACGATAGCCAGGGCGATTTCTGAGCATGCTGTTGATAGTGGCAATGTGCCATTGAGCCCTGTCAGCTCAGTGCCTCATGACCTGTATGCGGTGACCGACTCGCCAGTTGGTATCGAGCTCAAAGAGCGCATCGCCTTATTGCGCAAAATGGATCAACTAGCTAGAGCTTACGATGCACGCATCACCAATGTTACTGTTGGGTTGTTTGTGGAGGACTATACAGTCATCATTGCCACCTCTCGTGGTGACATCATGGCCGATAAGCGACCACTGGTCAGACTCAATGTCTCCTGTCTGGCCGAAGAAGGTACCAGACGCGAAACAGGCAGCTCGGGCGGTGGTGGACGATTTGGCTTTGAAGTATTGTCTGATGAAACCTACTGGCGCGAGCACGTCCAAATAGCTGCCAAACAAGCTATCGATTTACTTGGCGCGACAGCTGCTCCGGCGGGGGAGATGGATGTAGTCTTAGGCGGTGGCTGGCCTGGTGTACTGATACACGAAGCAGTTGGGCACGGTCTGGAAGGTGATTTTAACCGTAAAGGGACATCGGCGTTTAGCACTTTGATGGGTCAATCTGTGGCATCAAAGCTGGTCACTGTAATTGATGACGGCACTATCGCTGATAGACGAGGCTCACTCAATATCGACGACGAAGGCACACCGACAGGTCGCACTGTGCTAATTGAAAACGGCAGACTGACGGGTTATTTGCAGGACAAGCAGAATGCTTCTTTGATGCAGAGCAAGCTGACAGGTAATGGCCGCCGTCAAGATTATCGCTATGCTCCCATGCCGCGCATGACCAACACTTATATGGCTGAGGGCGAGTCCAGTCCTGAGGAGATTATCGCTTCGGTTAAGTATGGTATCTATGCCACTACCTTTGGTGGTGGTCAGGTGGATATCACCAATGGCGATTTTACTTTTAGTGCCACCGGTGCTTTTCTCATAGAGGACGGCAAAATCACACGCATGGTCAAGGGTGCCACATTGATAGGTAATGGTCCCAAGGCTTTGCATAATGTCACGATGGTGGGCAATGATGTCTCACTCGATAAGGGTGTCGGTACATGCGGCAAAGACGGACAGGGTGTGCCGGTCGGTGTCGGCATGCCTACAATACGTATCAATAATATCACTGTAGGCGGCTCTAAGAGCTAG
- a CDS encoding TldD/PmbA family protein — MPSEDLEKIARNIIAEAKRAGATDCDVTISTRSAVETTVRMGEVEKLEGAQMRGVEFRALVGHKSASTSTSDLSASAIKQMVRDTIAMAEASEADPYSGLPEVEDLCTGYPELNLYDPSIAEIAVERKIELAMAAESAAREADSRITNSDGASFNDSSGAFIHANSRGFVGGYQGSHVSLSAGVVASKDGEMQTGGWWATSRDFKGLESPEKVGKTAAQRALRQLGARKVKSQEVPVIYDPLMAARLLSQFIGAASGAHIYRKSSFMVDKLGEMVANSIVTVIDDPLMPGRLGSKPFDSEGMKCQTRTLIKDGRLETYLLSSYAGRKLNCKPNSGSVGNLYLKPGDSTPESIIESVKNGLLLTSVSGMGFNAVTGDYSMGASGTWIENGKLAYPVSGITVAGNVLEMFGNIEAIGNDLNFRSSTVSPTIKISKMTVAGE; from the coding sequence ATGCCATCTGAAGACCTGGAAAAAATTGCCCGTAACATAATTGCTGAAGCTAAGCGTGCTGGTGCCACCGATTGTGATGTCACTATTTCTACTCGCTCGGCCGTAGAAACTACAGTGCGCATGGGCGAAGTAGAGAAGCTTGAAGGCGCGCAAATGCGCGGAGTGGAATTCCGCGCTCTGGTAGGGCATAAGAGTGCCAGTACCTCGACATCAGATCTCAGCGCCAGTGCTATCAAGCAAATGGTACGCGACACCATCGCCATGGCAGAAGCCTCTGAAGCCGATCCCTACTCAGGTTTGCCCGAGGTAGAAGACCTCTGTACAGGTTATCCAGAGCTAAACTTGTACGATCCAAGCATTGCTGAGATTGCAGTAGAGCGCAAAATTGAACTAGCCATGGCCGCTGAAAGTGCTGCCCGCGAGGCTGATAGTCGTATCACAAACTCTGATGGTGCTAGCTTTAACGATAGCAGTGGTGCCTTTATCCATGCTAATAGCCGCGGTTTTGTTGGTGGTTATCAGGGTAGTCATGTCAGTCTCTCTGCTGGTGTTGTAGCCAGTAAAGATGGCGAGATGCAGACTGGCGGCTGGTGGGCTACCAGTCGAGATTTTAAGGGCTTAGAGAGTCCCGAAAAAGTCGGTAAAACAGCCGCTCAAAGAGCGCTTAGGCAGCTCGGCGCGCGCAAAGTAAAATCGCAAGAAGTACCTGTTATTTACGATCCGTTGATGGCCGCTCGTTTACTCTCTCAGTTTATCGGTGCAGCATCTGGCGCGCATATCTATCGTAAGAGTTCGTTTATGGTAGATAAGCTTGGTGAGATGGTAGCAAATAGTATTGTTACTGTAATAGATGATCCGCTGATGCCAGGACGGCTTGGTAGTAAGCCTTTTGACAGTGAGGGCATGAAATGCCAGACTAGGACATTAATCAAAGATGGACGTCTGGAGACTTATTTGCTCTCAAGTTATGCTGGTCGCAAACTCAATTGCAAACCAAATAGTGGCTCAGTTGGCAATCTCTATCTCAAGCCTGGAGACAGCACACCGGAGTCAATTATCGAGTCTGTTAAAAACGGTTTGCTTTTGACTAGTGTCTCAGGCATGGGCTTTAATGCGGTCACGGGCGATTATTCGATGGGAGCCAGTGGGACCTGGATTGAGAATGGCAAGTTGGCTTATCCAGTCAGTGGTATCACAGTGGCAGGCAATGTGCTTGAGATGTTTGGCAATATCGAAGCCATCGGCAATGACCTGAACTTCCGCTCCAGCACTGTCAGTCCGACAATCAAAATTAGCAAAATGACTGTAGCTGGAGAGTAA